Proteins co-encoded in one Rhopalosiphum maidis isolate BTI-1 chromosome 2, ASM367621v3, whole genome shotgun sequence genomic window:
- the LOC113552852 gene encoding uncharacterized protein LOC113552852: MKQLVPSAAVAGLLAVQTLLMLGVLDYKGTAVQAQESPFELPVQLIGFPVIIVAVKMSNFVKKLAYALSPSTYRRKAKRDLQAATSASGSLSSLDVLKAQEMILKEMGPDACVYEKVCSAYAEAAALTKKDRHNGKVGVDRMDWEKIISGYMETGAAKKKYYMLSVFLGDVLGSPEFCSRIVRKIKRCDVKPIYHH, from the exons ATGAAACAGCTCGTGCCGTCCGCCGCCGTCGCCGGTCTGCTAGCCGTCCAAACCTTACTCATGCTCGGTGTCCTGGACTACAAGGGGACCGCGGTCCAGGCCCAGGAGAGTCCGTTCGAGTTGCCCGTCCAACTCATCGGTTTCCCCGTCATCATCGTCGCCGTCAAGATGTCCAATTTTGTCAAGAAGCTCGCGTACGCCCTGAGCCCGA GCACCTACAGAAGAAAAGCCAAGCGGGACTTGCAAGCTGCGACGTCCGCTTCTGGTTCTTTGTCGTCCTTGGACGTGCTCAAAGCCCAGGAGATGATACTTAAAGAAATGGGTCCGGACGCGTGTGTTTACGAGAAAGTATGTTCCGCATATGCCGAGGCAGCCGCGCTTACCAAAAAAGATCGCCACAACGGAAAGGTCGGCGTGGACAGAATGGACTGGGAAAAAATTATCAG CGGATACATGGAAACCGGAGCGGCTAAAAAGAAATACTATATGCTGAGCGTGTTTTTGGGTGATGTGCTAGGTTCACCCGAGTTCTGTTCAAGGATCGTACGAAAAATCAAACGGTGCGATGTAAAACCGATCTATCACCATTGa
- the LOC113552221 gene encoding uncharacterized protein LOC113552221 yields MAIPFNPPSSNPDATRDHYLRIQNLLKELLTLLRRMPSWMIGDQYANINMASQTPLTYLQEEENNRLWVQQQQRSMRAFHRRRLRERQHQERRAQQQELERQQQSEQQRPLLPDLVSSCGPSPRQLPPPPPPPPSAPLQQQQQPEQQQSTVDDDKFVGAVKLQVAVCPTCYYGKERKLKVIAVAKLDENGKPIRWNANRDDEELLVFENKSTKVKRRIMSLLQPSKIESSVLTAMFVIIGWKMFIKQ; encoded by the exons ATGGCCATACCGTTCAATCCGCCGTCGTCCAACCCCGATGCAACAAGGGACCATTATTTGCGAATTCAAAATCTGCTCAAAGAATTGTTGACATTGCTCAGGCGAATGCCTTCTTGGATGATCG GTGATCAATACGCCAACATCAACATGGCTTCTCAGACTCCTCTGACATATCTGCAGGAAGAAGAAAATAACCGTCTTTGGGTACAGCAACAGCAACGTTCGATGCGCGCGTTCCACCGCCGGCGTTTACGTGAACGCCAACATCAGGAGCGACGTGCGCAACAGCAAGAACTCGAGCGACAGCAACAGAGCGAGCAACAGCGGCCGTTGTTGCCCGACTTGGTATCGTCATGTGGGCCCTCGCCGCGTCaactgccgccgccgccaccgccgccgccgtctgCGCCGCTtcagcagcaacagcaaccGGAACAGCAACAGTCCACGGTCGACGACGACAAATTTGTTGGCGCCGTCAAGCTGCAGGTGGCCGTGTGTCCGACTTGCTATTACGGCAAAGAGCGCAAGCTGAAAGTGATCGCCGTCGCCAAGTTGGACGAGAACGGCAAGCCGATCCGCTGGAACGCCAACCGTGAC GACGAAGAACTGTTGGTTTTCGAGAATAAAAGTACAAAAGTAAAGCGGCGAATCATGTCGCTGCTTCAGCCATCAAAAATCGAATCATCCGTACTCACCGCCATGTTCGTAATCATCGGTTGGAAAATGTtcatcaaacaataa